The following DNA comes from Verrucomicrobiia bacterium.
GAAGAAAACAAAGCCGACGACCAGTTGGTCTGCGTGGTGGCCCAAAAGGAAAGCTCCCCTTCCGTCCAAAAGCAGGAGGATTTGTACAAAATCGGCGTCGCCGCCCGTATCATCCAGCGGGTGAACATGCCCAATCACACCATTCAGGCCGTTTTCCACGGACTGACGAGAGTCGAACTCGAAAAACTCGTTCAGACCGAGCCCTTCTTCGTGGGGCGTTTGAACCCCCTCTCTTCGGAAGAGATTCAATCCGTCGATACCGATCTGTTGATTGCCGAGGCGCTCGGGCTTTTTGAACGGCTGGTCGCCTCCGACCCCCGTTACTCGCCGGAGCTGGTGCAGGTTTTGCGGCTGAATCTCTCCTCCGCCGGCCATTTTGCCGACCTGTTGGCCGGCTACGCCCTCTTTCCCCTGTCGGAAAAACAGCAGATTATCGAGACCTTGAACACCAAGGAGCGCCTCTACCGGCTGGTGGAATTTTTGAACCGGGAGTTGAACAAAAAGAAAGTGGAAACCGAGCTGGCGGCCAAGGTGCAGAAGGATTTGGAAAAAAACCAGCGGGAATACTACCTGCGCCAGGAGCTGGCCGCCATCAAACAGGAACTGGGGGAAAAAGAAGCCGAGCCGAAAGATGTGGAACGCTTCCACCGGATTTTGAAGAAAGCCGCCCTCCCCGCGAAGGTGAAAA
Coding sequences within:
- a CDS encoding LON peptidase substrate-binding domain-containing protein — its product is MTKETPELNVSIPAELPVLPLMSAVIFPQGVTSLHVRLEKNIRLLEENKADDQLVCVVAQKESSPSVQKQEDLYKIGVAARIIQRVNMPNHTIQAVFHGLTRVELEKLVQTEPFFVGRLNPLSSEEIQSVDTDLLIAEALGLFERLVASDPRYSPELVQVLRLNLSSAGHFADLLAGYALFPLSEKQQIIETLNTKERLYRLVEFLNRELNKKKVETELAAKVQKDLEKNQREYYLRQELAAIKQELGEKEAEPKDVERFHRILKKAALPAKVK